Proteins from a genomic interval of Phlebotomus papatasi isolate M1 chromosome 3, Ppap_2.1, whole genome shotgun sequence:
- the LOC129807160 gene encoding uncharacterized protein LOC129807160 gives MKKSFDQMCAKQGRVNVQLNLLNKYIHGTKHYFPLKSMEELTELEDKIENPGIKAAVETELLRMVKKGDDNFLSKIATPDLIAQFNVTGRGSRINLLDYHIFKYSSEIMQLNRKQLRVHVERQQSIIRSRQRRAAQKTTSIPTLEVAQEVVQEVVEEVVLEPVPAAPALPIANTTLYEFPAAIIPPSSFSNV, from the exons ATGAAGAAATCCTTTGATC AAATGTGTGCCAAGCAAGGAAGAGTAAATGTGCAGCTTaaccttttaaataaatatattcatgGCACAAAACATTACTTTCCGCTAAAATCTATGGAAGAATTAACCGAATTGGaagataaaatagaaaatcctGGCATCAAAGCAGCGGTG GAGACGGAGCTGCTGCGAATGGTGAAAAAAGGTGATGACAACTTCCTGTCTAAAATTGCTACTCCTGATTTGATAGCTCAGTTCAACGTGACAGGAAGAGGATCAAGGATAAATTTACTGGActatcatatttttaaatacagttcag agATAATGCAGCTGAACAGGAAGCAGCTCAGGGTCCATGTGGAACGCCAACAATCCATAATCCGATCCAGACAGAGGAGGGCAGCACAAAAGACTACATCGATCCCAACTCTGGAAGTTGCTCAGGAAGTCGTTCAGGAAGTGGTTGAGGAAGTGGTTCTGGAACCTGTACCTGCCGCACCTGCACTGCCTATCGCAAACACTACACTTTACGAGTTTCCGGCGGCCATTATACCTCCGTCAAGTTTTTCCAATGTATAA